The Vidua macroura isolate BioBank_ID:100142 chromosome 4, ASM2450914v1, whole genome shotgun sequence genome window below encodes:
- the DCTN1 gene encoding dynactin subunit 1 isoform X6: MSADGGSKPLKVGSRVEVIGKGHRGTVAYVGATLFATGKWVGVILDEAKGKNDGTVQGRKYFTCEENHGIFVRQSQIQVFEDGADTTSPETPESAAMKVPKRDSLDATKASKLPTRTPTSSASGGTAGPSGSASASGGEMSSSEPGTPAQTPLVAPVIPTPSLGSPGAPPVPSPTKEEENLRAQVRDLEEKLETLKIKRNEDKAKLKELEKYKIQLEQVQEWKSKMQEQQADLQKRLKEAKKEAKDALEAKERYMEEMADTADAIEMATLDKEMAEERAESLQQEVDSLKEKVEYLTMDLEILKHEIEEKGSDGAASSYQVKQLEEQNARLKEALVRMRDLSASEKQEHVKLQKQMEKKNTELESLRQQREKLQEEVKQAEKTVDELKEQVDAALGAEEMVETLTERNLDLEEKVRELRETVGDLEAMNEMNDELQENARETELELREQLDMATARVREAEKRVEAAQETVADYQQTIKKYRELTAHLQDVNRELMSQQEASAEKQQQPPPEMFDFKIKFAETKAHAKAIEMELRQMEVQQANRHVSLLTSFMPDSFLRHGGDHDCVLVLLLIPRLICKAELISKQAQERFELSESCAERAGLRGAPGEQLSFAAGLVYSLSLLQATLHKYEQALNRCSVEVYKKVGTLYPEMSVHERSLDFLIELLHKDQLDETVNVEPLTKAIKYYQHLYSIHLADQAEDCTLQLADHIKFTQSALDCMGVEVCRLRAFLQAGQEAADLAILLKDLETSCSDIRQFCKKIRRRMPGTDAPGIPAALGFGAQVSDTLLECRKHLTWVVAVLQEVAAAGAQLIAPLAENEGLPAPRLEELAFKVSEQIYGSQGINPYECLRQSCSILMATMNKMATAMQEGEYDADRPQNKPTPPAELRAAALRAEITDAEGLGLKLEDRETVIKELKKSLKIKGEELSEANVRLSLLEKKLDSASKDADDRVEKIQTKLDETQTLLKKKEKEFEETMDALQADIDQLESEKVELKQRLNNQSKRTIEGLRGAPPSGVASIVSGIAGGVGAGQVPGGGSGPVQVKDSPLLLQQIDALQLSLKHLKNENNLLKGAQMKMELASLAPLQVPRVAVARDRPAEGLPTQSLYRKTMQLLETLYQLSANAKVVDMRQSKSTRSSSARLLEQTARLCALKNSIDALKDDTLREMVQQQPGAGVSTTFGTFPSSSFLKAKQEQAQGPALCGRVTIPCAPGHGQAHRVLLTPDLLQHLRQHFVA; encoded by the exons ATGAGCGCTGACGGCGGCAGCAAGCCCCTCAAGGTGGGCTCCCGCGTGGAGGTCATCGGCAAGGGCCACCGCGGCACCGTGGCCTACGTGGGGGCCACCCTGTTCGCCACCGGCAAATGGGTCGGGGTCATCCTGGACGAGGCCAAGGGCAAGAACGATGGCACGGTGCAGGGCAGGAAGTACTTCACCTGCGAGGAGAACCACGGCATCTTCGTGAGGCAGTCCCAG ATCCAGGTGTTTGAGGATGGAGCGGACACAACATCCCCAGAAACGCCGGAATCTGCTGCCATGAAGGTCCCTAAGAGAG ATTCCCTTGATGCCACCAAGGCCAGCAAACTG CCCACCCGGACCCCCACATCATCGGCGTCCGGCGGCACCGCCGGGCCCTCGGGCTCGGCCTCGGCGTCCGGCGGGGAGATGAGCAGCAGCGAGCCCGGCACGCCCGCCCAGACCCCGCTGGTGGCCCCCGTCATCCCCACGCCCTCCCTCGGCTCCCCGGGGGCACCCCCGGTCCCCTCGCCCACCAAG GAGGAGGAGAATCTCCGTGCTCAGGTCAGGGACCTTGAGGAGAAGCTGGAGACGCTGAAAATCAAGAGGAATGAGGACAAGGCGAAGCTCAAGGAACTGGAGAAGTACAagatccagctggagcaggtgcAGGAATGGAAGAGCAaaatgcaggagcagcaggctgaCCTCCAGAAACGCCTGAAGGAGGCCAAGAAG GAAGCCAAGGATGCCCTGGAAGCCAAGGAAAGGTACATGGAGGAGATGGCGGACACGGCCGATGCCATCGAGATGGCCACGCTGGACAAGGAGATGGCCGAGGAGCGGGCGgagtccctgcagcaggaggtggaTTCCCTCAAGGAGAAGGTGGAATACCTCACCATGGACCTGGAGATCCTCAAGCACGAGATCGAAGAGAAag GCTCTGATGGAGCAGCATCCAGCTACCAGGTCAaacagctggaggagcagaacGCCAGGCTCAAGGAGGCTCTTGTCAG GATGAGGGACTTGTCCGCCTCGGAGAAGCAGGAGCACGTGAAGCTCCAGAAGCAGATGGAGAAGAAGAACACGGAGCTGGAGTCGCTGCGGCAGCAGCgggagaagctgcaggaggaggtgaaGCAGGCGGAGAAGACGGTGGATGAGCTCAAGGAGCAG GTGGACGCAGCGCTGGGCGCTGAGGAGATGGTGGAGACTCTGACAGAGAGAAACCTGGATCTGGAGGAGAAGGTCCGGGAGCTGCGGGAGACCGTCGGGGACCTG GAAGCCATGAACGAGATGAACGACGAGCTGCAGGAGAACGCCCGGGAGACGGAGCTGGAGCTGCGGGAGCAGCTGGACATGGCCACGGCGCGCGTGCGCGAGGCCGAGAAGCGCGTGGAGGCCGCGCAGGAGACCGTGGCCGACTACCAGCAGACCATCAAAAAGTACCGCGAGCTCACGGCTCACCTGCAG GACGTGAACCGGGAGCTGATGAGCCAGCAGGAAGCGTCTGcggagaagcagcagcagccgccccCTGAGATGTTCGACTTCAAGATCAAATTTGCAGAGACGAAAGCCCACGCCAAG GCCATCGAGATGGAGCTGCGGCAGATGGAAGTGCAGCAGGCCAATCGCCACGTGTCCCTCCTCACCTCCTTCATGCCCGACAGCTTCCTGCGGCACGGCGGCGACCACGACTGCGTCCTGGTGCTCCTGCTCATCCCACGCCTCATCTGCAag GCCGAGCTGATCAGCAAGCAGGCGCAGGAGCGGTTCGAGCTGAGCGAGAGCTGCGCGGAGCGGGCGGGGCTGCGCGGAGCCCCCGGCGAGCAGCTCAGCTTCGCCGCCGGCCTCGTCTATTCCCTGAGCCTGCTCCAGGCCACGCTCCACAAATACGAGCA ggcCCTGAACCGCTGCAGTGTGGAGGTGTACAAGAAGGTGGGGACCCTGTACCCCGAGATGAGCGTCCACGAGCGCTCCCTGGACTTCCTGATCGAGCTGCTCCACAAGGACCAGCTCGACGAGACCGTCAACGTGGAGCCGCTCACCAAAGCCATCAAGTACTACCAG CACCTGTACAGCATCCACCTGGCCGACCAGGCTGAGGACTGCACCCTGCAGCTGGCCGACCACATCAAG TTCACCCAGAGTGCCTTGGACTGCATGGGGGTGGAGGTGTGCCGGCTGCGGGCCTTCCTCCAG gccgGGCAGGAGGCGGCCGACCTGGCCATCCTGCTCAAGGACCTGGAGACGTCCTGCAGCGACATCCGCCAGTTCTGCAAGAAGATCCGGCGCCGCATGCCGGGCACGGACGCGCCGGGAATTCCGGCGGCCCTGGGCTTCGGAGCGCAG GTGTCGGACACGCTGCTGGAGTGCCGGAAGCACCTGACGTGGGTGGTGGCCGTGCTGCAGGAGGTGGCGGCGGCCGGGGCGCAGCTGATCGCGCCGCTGGCCGAGAACGAGGGGCTGCCGGCCCCGCGCCTCGAGGAGCTGGCCTTCAAAGTCAGCGAGCAG ATTTACGGCTCCCAGGGCATCAATCCCTACGAGTGCCTGCGCCAGTCCTGCAGCATCCTCATGGCCACCATGAACAAGATGGCCACGGCCATGCAGGAGGGCGAGTACGACGCCGACCGCCCGCAGAACAAG CCCACGCCGCCGGCGGAGCTCCGGGCGGCCGCGCTCCGGGCCGAGATCACGgatgcagaggggctggggctgaagCTGGAGGACAGGGAGACGGTCATCAAGGAGCTGAAGAAGTCCCTCAAGATCAAG ggcgAGGAGCTCAGCGAGGCCAACGTGCGGCTCAGCCTGCTGGAGAAGAAGCTGGACAGCGCTTCCAAGGACGCGGATGACCGCGTGGAAAAGATCCAGACCAAGCTGGATGAGACCCAGACGCTGCTCAAAAAGAAGGAGAA GGAGTTTGAGGAGACCATGGACGCTCTCCAGGCTGACATTGACCAGCTGGAGTCGGAGAAGGTGGAGCTGAAGCAGCGCCTGAACAACCAGTCCAAGAGGACGATCGAGGGGCTGCGGGGGGCCCCGCCCTCGGGCGTGGCCTCCATCGTGTCCGGCATCGCCGGAG GTGTTGGTGCCGGGCAGGTGCCGGGAGGCGGCTCCGGACCCGTCCAGGTGAAGGATTcacccctcctgctgcagcagatcGACgccctgcagctctccctgaaACACCTCAAGAACGAGAACAACCTGCTCAAG GGCGCCCAGATGAAGATGGAGCTGGCCAGCCTGGCCCCGCTGCAGGTGCCGCGGGTGGCCGTGGCCCGGGACCGGCCGGCCGAGGGGCTGCCCACGCAGAGCCTCTACCGCAAGACcatgcagctgctggagacCCTCTACCAGCTCAGCGCCAACGCCAAGGTGGTGGACATGAGGCAGAGCAAATCCA CGAGGAGCTCGTCGGCGCGGCTGCTGGAGCAGACGGCCCGGCTCTGCGCCCTCAAGAACTCCATCGACGCCCTGAAG GACGACACGCTGCGGGAGATGGTTCAGCAGCAGCCGGGCGCCGGCGTCTCCACCACCTTCGGCACCTTCCCGTCCTCTTCCTTCCTGAAG GCCAAGCAGGAGCAGGCGCAGGGCCCGGCGCTGTGCGGGCGGGTGACGATCCCGTGCGCGCCGGGGCACGGCCAGGCCCACCGGGTGCTGCTCACCCCcgacctgctccagcacctccgcCAGCACTTCGTCGCCTGA
- the DCTN1 gene encoding dynactin subunit 1 isoform X1 → MSADGGSKPLKVGSRVEVIGKGHRGTVAYVGATLFATGKWVGVILDEAKGKNDGTVQGRKYFTCEENHGIFVRQSQIQVFEDGADTTSPETPESAAMKVPKRDSLDATKASKLRGAKPKKAPATRKSTARRPKPTRTPTSSASGGTAGPSGSASASGGEMSSSEPGTPAQTPLVAPVIPTPSLGSPGAPPVPSPTKEEENLRAQVRDLEEKLETLKIKRNEDKAKLKELEKYKIQLEQVQEWKSKMQEQQADLQKRLKEAKKEAKDALEAKERYMEEMADTADAIEMATLDKEMAEERAESLQQEVDSLKEKVEYLTMDLEILKHEIEEKGSDGAASSYQVKQLEEQNARLKEALVRMRDLSASEKQEHVKLQKQMEKKNTELESLRQQREKLQEEVKQAEKTVDELKEQVDAALGAEEMVETLTERNLDLEEKVRELRETVGDLEAMNEMNDELQENARETELELREQLDMATARVREAEKRVEAAQETVADYQQTIKKYRELTAHLQDVNRELMSQQEASAEKQQQPPPEMFDFKIKFAETKAHAKAIEMELRQMEVQQANRHVSLLTSFMPDSFLRHGGDHDCVLVLLLIPRLICKAELISKQAQERFELSESCAERAGLRGAPGEQLSFAAGLVYSLSLLQATLHKYEQALNRCSVEVYKKVGTLYPEMSVHERSLDFLIELLHKDQLDETVNVEPLTKAIKYYQHLYSIHLADQAEDCTLQLADHIKFTQSALDCMGVEVCRLRAFLQAGQEAADLAILLKDLETSCSDIRQFCKKIRRRMPGTDAPGIPAALGFGAQVSDTLLECRKHLTWVVAVLQEVAAAGAQLIAPLAENEGLPAPRLEELAFKVSEQIYGSQGINPYECLRQSCSILMATMNKMATAMQEGEYDADRPQNKPTPPAELRAAALRAEITDAEGLGLKLEDRETVIKELKKSLKIKGEELSEANVRLSLLEKKLDSASKDADDRVEKIQTKLDETQTLLKKKEKEFEETMDALQADIDQLESEKVELKQRLNNQSKRTIEGLRGAPPSGVASIVSGIAGEEQQRGVGAGQVPGGGSGPVQVKDSPLLLQQIDALQLSLKHLKNENNLLKGAQMKMELASLAPLQVPRVAVARDRPAEGLPTQSLYRKTMQLLETLYQLSANAKVVDMRQSKSTRSSSARLLEQTARLCALKNSIDALKDDTLREMVQQQPGAGVSTTFGTFPSSSFLKAKQEQAQGPALCGRVTIPCAPGHGQAHRVLLTPDLLQHLRQHFVA, encoded by the exons ATGAGCGCTGACGGCGGCAGCAAGCCCCTCAAGGTGGGCTCCCGCGTGGAGGTCATCGGCAAGGGCCACCGCGGCACCGTGGCCTACGTGGGGGCCACCCTGTTCGCCACCGGCAAATGGGTCGGGGTCATCCTGGACGAGGCCAAGGGCAAGAACGATGGCACGGTGCAGGGCAGGAAGTACTTCACCTGCGAGGAGAACCACGGCATCTTCGTGAGGCAGTCCCAG ATCCAGGTGTTTGAGGATGGAGCGGACACAACATCCCCAGAAACGCCGGAATCTGCTGCCATGAAGGTCCCTAAGAGAG ATTCCCTTGATGCCACCAAGGCCAGCAAACTG CGCGGAGCGAAGCCCAAAAAG GCCCCGGCCACACGCAAG AGCACCGCCCGCCGACCCAAG CCCACCCGGACCCCCACATCATCGGCGTCCGGCGGCACCGCCGGGCCCTCGGGCTCGGCCTCGGCGTCCGGCGGGGAGATGAGCAGCAGCGAGCCCGGCACGCCCGCCCAGACCCCGCTGGTGGCCCCCGTCATCCCCACGCCCTCCCTCGGCTCCCCGGGGGCACCCCCGGTCCCCTCGCCCACCAAG GAGGAGGAGAATCTCCGTGCTCAGGTCAGGGACCTTGAGGAGAAGCTGGAGACGCTGAAAATCAAGAGGAATGAGGACAAGGCGAAGCTCAAGGAACTGGAGAAGTACAagatccagctggagcaggtgcAGGAATGGAAGAGCAaaatgcaggagcagcaggctgaCCTCCAGAAACGCCTGAAGGAGGCCAAGAAG GAAGCCAAGGATGCCCTGGAAGCCAAGGAAAGGTACATGGAGGAGATGGCGGACACGGCCGATGCCATCGAGATGGCCACGCTGGACAAGGAGATGGCCGAGGAGCGGGCGgagtccctgcagcaggaggtggaTTCCCTCAAGGAGAAGGTGGAATACCTCACCATGGACCTGGAGATCCTCAAGCACGAGATCGAAGAGAAag GCTCTGATGGAGCAGCATCCAGCTACCAGGTCAaacagctggaggagcagaacGCCAGGCTCAAGGAGGCTCTTGTCAG GATGAGGGACTTGTCCGCCTCGGAGAAGCAGGAGCACGTGAAGCTCCAGAAGCAGATGGAGAAGAAGAACACGGAGCTGGAGTCGCTGCGGCAGCAGCgggagaagctgcaggaggaggtgaaGCAGGCGGAGAAGACGGTGGATGAGCTCAAGGAGCAG GTGGACGCAGCGCTGGGCGCTGAGGAGATGGTGGAGACTCTGACAGAGAGAAACCTGGATCTGGAGGAGAAGGTCCGGGAGCTGCGGGAGACCGTCGGGGACCTG GAAGCCATGAACGAGATGAACGACGAGCTGCAGGAGAACGCCCGGGAGACGGAGCTGGAGCTGCGGGAGCAGCTGGACATGGCCACGGCGCGCGTGCGCGAGGCCGAGAAGCGCGTGGAGGCCGCGCAGGAGACCGTGGCCGACTACCAGCAGACCATCAAAAAGTACCGCGAGCTCACGGCTCACCTGCAG GACGTGAACCGGGAGCTGATGAGCCAGCAGGAAGCGTCTGcggagaagcagcagcagccgccccCTGAGATGTTCGACTTCAAGATCAAATTTGCAGAGACGAAAGCCCACGCCAAG GCCATCGAGATGGAGCTGCGGCAGATGGAAGTGCAGCAGGCCAATCGCCACGTGTCCCTCCTCACCTCCTTCATGCCCGACAGCTTCCTGCGGCACGGCGGCGACCACGACTGCGTCCTGGTGCTCCTGCTCATCCCACGCCTCATCTGCAag GCCGAGCTGATCAGCAAGCAGGCGCAGGAGCGGTTCGAGCTGAGCGAGAGCTGCGCGGAGCGGGCGGGGCTGCGCGGAGCCCCCGGCGAGCAGCTCAGCTTCGCCGCCGGCCTCGTCTATTCCCTGAGCCTGCTCCAGGCCACGCTCCACAAATACGAGCA ggcCCTGAACCGCTGCAGTGTGGAGGTGTACAAGAAGGTGGGGACCCTGTACCCCGAGATGAGCGTCCACGAGCGCTCCCTGGACTTCCTGATCGAGCTGCTCCACAAGGACCAGCTCGACGAGACCGTCAACGTGGAGCCGCTCACCAAAGCCATCAAGTACTACCAG CACCTGTACAGCATCCACCTGGCCGACCAGGCTGAGGACTGCACCCTGCAGCTGGCCGACCACATCAAG TTCACCCAGAGTGCCTTGGACTGCATGGGGGTGGAGGTGTGCCGGCTGCGGGCCTTCCTCCAG gccgGGCAGGAGGCGGCCGACCTGGCCATCCTGCTCAAGGACCTGGAGACGTCCTGCAGCGACATCCGCCAGTTCTGCAAGAAGATCCGGCGCCGCATGCCGGGCACGGACGCGCCGGGAATTCCGGCGGCCCTGGGCTTCGGAGCGCAG GTGTCGGACACGCTGCTGGAGTGCCGGAAGCACCTGACGTGGGTGGTGGCCGTGCTGCAGGAGGTGGCGGCGGCCGGGGCGCAGCTGATCGCGCCGCTGGCCGAGAACGAGGGGCTGCCGGCCCCGCGCCTCGAGGAGCTGGCCTTCAAAGTCAGCGAGCAG ATTTACGGCTCCCAGGGCATCAATCCCTACGAGTGCCTGCGCCAGTCCTGCAGCATCCTCATGGCCACCATGAACAAGATGGCCACGGCCATGCAGGAGGGCGAGTACGACGCCGACCGCCCGCAGAACAAG CCCACGCCGCCGGCGGAGCTCCGGGCGGCCGCGCTCCGGGCCGAGATCACGgatgcagaggggctggggctgaagCTGGAGGACAGGGAGACGGTCATCAAGGAGCTGAAGAAGTCCCTCAAGATCAAG ggcgAGGAGCTCAGCGAGGCCAACGTGCGGCTCAGCCTGCTGGAGAAGAAGCTGGACAGCGCTTCCAAGGACGCGGATGACCGCGTGGAAAAGATCCAGACCAAGCTGGATGAGACCCAGACGCTGCTCAAAAAGAAGGAGAA GGAGTTTGAGGAGACCATGGACGCTCTCCAGGCTGACATTGACCAGCTGGAGTCGGAGAAGGTGGAGCTGAAGCAGCGCCTGAACAACCAGTCCAAGAGGACGATCGAGGGGCTGCGGGGGGCCCCGCCCTCGGGCGTGGCCTCCATCGTGTCCGGCATCGCCGGAG aggaacAGCAGCGAG GTGTTGGTGCCGGGCAGGTGCCGGGAGGCGGCTCCGGACCCGTCCAGGTGAAGGATTcacccctcctgctgcagcagatcGACgccctgcagctctccctgaaACACCTCAAGAACGAGAACAACCTGCTCAAG GGCGCCCAGATGAAGATGGAGCTGGCCAGCCTGGCCCCGCTGCAGGTGCCGCGGGTGGCCGTGGCCCGGGACCGGCCGGCCGAGGGGCTGCCCACGCAGAGCCTCTACCGCAAGACcatgcagctgctggagacCCTCTACCAGCTCAGCGCCAACGCCAAGGTGGTGGACATGAGGCAGAGCAAATCCA CGAGGAGCTCGTCGGCGCGGCTGCTGGAGCAGACGGCCCGGCTCTGCGCCCTCAAGAACTCCATCGACGCCCTGAAG GACGACACGCTGCGGGAGATGGTTCAGCAGCAGCCGGGCGCCGGCGTCTCCACCACCTTCGGCACCTTCCCGTCCTCTTCCTTCCTGAAG GCCAAGCAGGAGCAGGCGCAGGGCCCGGCGCTGTGCGGGCGGGTGACGATCCCGTGCGCGCCGGGGCACGGCCAGGCCCACCGGGTGCTGCTCACCCCcgacctgctccagcacctccgcCAGCACTTCGTCGCCTGA